In the Wyeomyia smithii strain HCP4-BCI-WySm-NY-G18 chromosome 2, ASM2978416v1, whole genome shotgun sequence genome, one interval contains:
- the LOC129719817 gene encoding cuticle protein 19-like: MFRPMIFLALMCLAAAEIYKEDFAHPKYKFQYGVKDFHTGDSKDQWEHRDGDIVRGQYTLYEADGTKRVVEYTSDKHKGFQAHVKRVGHAQHPQLYSSDANDQHFVGSKGHASSYANLYQQHH, encoded by the exons ATGTTCAGA CCTATGATTTTTCTTGCCTTAATGTGCCTAGCTGCTGCTGAGATTTATAAGGAAGACTTTGCTCATCCAAAGTATAAGTTTCAGTACGGAGTAAAAGACTTTCATACTGGCGATAGCAAGGATCAATGGGAGCATCGTGATGGTGATATCGTGAGAGGTCAATATACATTGTACGAGGCGGACGGTACCAAGCGAGTAGTGGAGTACACTTCAGACAAGCATAAAGGTTTCCAGGCTCACGTGAAGCGTGTAGGTCATGCCCAGCATCCCCAACTATACTCTTCAGACGCGAATGACCAACATTTTGTAGGTTCCAAAGGCCACGCTAGTAGTTATGCTAACTTGTATCAACAACATCACTAA